From the genome of Lutra lutra chromosome 8, mLutLut1.2, whole genome shotgun sequence:
ATTTGTTTCTAGAATGTCTGGCAGAACTTGCCTAAATGTACCTGAGGTTTATGGAGGGAAGACTGACCGATGATTCAACTTATTGTAAGACTAtacaggttttctatttttttcttgagacaATTTAGGTAAACTTTTTCTATTAATGTATCCACTTCACCTATATGTTCAATTTACTGGCATACAGATGTTTGTAATGTCCTACTGACTTTtaatgttttggggtttttttagattttatttatttgtcagagtgagaaacagagagagaacacaagcagggggaacagcaggcagagagaagcaggctccctgctgagcaaggagcccaatgtgggacttgatcccaaaaccctgggacctgagctgaaggcagatgcttaacagactgaactacCCAAGAGtccctaaaatttgttttatttatagctAATCTCCCTTTTGTTATCCAAGATGCTTATGTGtattatctctcttttctttatctgcttcatctctaatagttttttttgGTCAGGTCTTTTTCAAGATCCAACTCTTATCCTTACTGATCCTACTCCCTTTGTTACTACTCATATTTCCAAGAcctccttgcttttatttttctttgtagtggGCTTCATTAATCTTTAAACTGGATACAtatcacttcatttatttttagtctttcttttctaagaattAAAGACAttaacttggggcgcctgagtggctcagtcagctaagtgtcttcagctcaggtcatgatcctagggtcctgggatccagccccatatcagggtccctgctcagtaggaagcctgcttctccccctcctgctctccctgcttgtgcacgtgctctGTGCTCTCTTACACaaggtctctgtcaaataataaataaaatcttaaataaataaataaaggcattaactttccctccaccttttttttttttttttaaagattttatttatttatttgacagacagagatcacaagtaggcagagaggcaggcagagagagaggaagggaagcaggcttcccgctgagcagcgagcccgatgcgggactcgatcccaggaccctgggatcatgacctgagccgaaggcagcggcttaacccactgagccacccaggcgccccctccctccacttcttTTAAACTTCATACCATATGTTCTGATTCATGCTATTTTTCAGTTactctttatttataaagattttctcatttatattataCTTTCTCCTCTGGACTCATGGTTTcttaatttacaaatatatagaGGTTTCCtactttcatcttgttttgttaggtatatttcagtaatttttaagctttttgcCCTCCCCTTTTTGACTCTGGAGGTTTTCACTCTACCTATTCTTTTAGTGGTGACATAGTTCATCTAGTCACAAAGTTATTCAATGTATTTATTCTTAACATTGCAAAGGATGCTAGGATACCTTAACTCCTATCACTTTTATTGTCTAGACTTAAATGATACTGTTGTCTTgtaattctttctctgtttttactCCAACTACTCTTATTTCAAGCAGTCAGTGTTTGTTTAAATTTACCTAAATGTTTGCTACTTTCTTTACCCTCAGAATTTTAATCTTGGATCTTTTTCTACCTGTAGAACTCTCATGTTTAGGGTCAACTTGGCAGcaaattctcaaatttttttcccagtcaaaaagtcttggagcacctgggtaactcagtgggttgaacctctgccttcagctcaggtcatgatctcagggtcctggcccacatcaggctctctgctaggcggggagcctgcttcccacccccgcctgcctgcctctctacctacctgtaatctctgtcaaataaataaataaaatcttaaaaaaaaaagtcttatgctCTTATtcataaaagataatttttttaaaagttcatttattttaagtaatctctatacccaacgtggggctcaaactcacaagctcaagatcaagagtcgcatgctcttccaactgagccatccaggtgccccacacaaaGGAAACTTTTGCTACATATAATTCTAGGTTGAGAGTTACTAACCCTTGGTCCATTACAGATATCAATCTAttgtttttttacttcctttgttcATGCTGAGAACTCTGCTTTGTATGTTTGCTGTTCCTttgaaaataatgtcttttttcccTCACTGCTTAAAGATCTGTTTTTTATGTTCCACAGTTTCACTGTAATAAGCCATCTATGGGTGAATTTTCTCTATCATGAGATAAATGCTTATTATCTCACTTTCATTAGTATTCCCAaatctgtgaaaaagaaaaatccttaaatCACTTTCTCTTTGACTATTCTTTCCTGGTCTATTCTCTCTTCCTTGACTTTGGGGGTCCCACATTCACTTAGCAGTTTGGTCTCTGATTATTCCTATTAATTTACTTatgaatgctatttttaaagacttaaaaaaatatgtatttctagcttttacttttttcagtgAGAGAACTAGTCAGAGAACAGTCACACTAGTCTATTCCATTATAGGAAATTTAGGTTCcctaatgtgatttttattttacatccATTTTAATAGGAAAGCACACAAAATCCCAACTCTCAGCTCAATTCTTGCTTAATCCACCTCCAAACAGGTGTGCTACCAGCTGTTTGCCAAATGCCATTTAATTGCTAAGGAAGTGGGAAACCATCGCCTGTAATTAAGAAGGTATGCTGGTTATAGAgatattttctgttgcttttacCTTTTCCAGTATGTGagatctaaaaaggaaaaaactggcGTTCTGTTAGAGCCAGAGGCCATCTCTGTATCTGAGCCATCATCTGACTGGTTACTATAGCAAGGAGACTGAGCTGGGGAGGCACTTGAGGTGGTACTGTGAGCATCAGAATCtgtaataaagacaaaaaaaaatgtataatttcattatatGCAACTAAGGCTCAGCATAAAAACTGTGAATgaattagtaaaaagaaaaaaagaatttattttctatttactaCTGGTATTTGAAGACATTTGTACGAAagtgtttttgaaagaaaatgaggactaTAAGCCTCCAGGAAGGTAAGAATAGACACCTTGCCCCATTCTTCCTACTAATAAAGTACAACTAAAAACCCTGGATATTACGTACAAAACAAACCTAAAGACTCTGAAAGCTGACAACAGTTAGAGAGCTTGACCCAAGGAAAGACGCGGTGGTGAGTTCCCTAGTTttcatgggttttctttttgcctcataaATCCCAGTCTTGAAGACAGAAAAGCCAGCAACCCAGAAATGCCAATAGGTATAGAccacccccctcaaaaaaaagtgCCAACAAAACCCTGATCTTTAAACAAAAGGCCAGGAGGAAGTGGCAGCCTAATAAAGACAGGAAACTTTTATTAGACAATAATCACTCTATTCAAGCACCACAGAAAAAAGGGGCCCAATTGCACCCACCCCAGCACAGGCCAAGTAGGGAGCCTAAGATTTCTATCTTCATTAAGATTGGTATGAAACCTACAATTGGTATGAAACCTACAACGCCACCACACTGTCAAAGGGAAGCATGTTGAAGAATCAGGACTTTCACCATGGCCCACCAGGAATGAATACCCCTACCATGCGAGAACTTTAACTTCCACCCCCAAACCACTGCAATGAGGAGCTCCTTCCACCTCAGGTGTCAgtggagctgggtggggggggactGACTTTTAACACCACTAGGCAGTAACTTTTAACAGTTCTGCTATAGGGGTGTCCAAAAAAGCCAGTAAAATCAAAGGTTTAAATAAGAAGAtccataacataatttttaaatgtccgggtatcaatttatttttatttaaattcaattaacacatactgtattattagtttcagaggtagaattcagtgatttatcaggtgcatataacacccagtgctcattaaagtgccctccttattaatgccccatcatccagttacccatcctcccacccacctccccaccttcccccccaagtttgttccctacagttaagagtctattaATGGTTTGCCTCACTATTTTCatctgattttttctttcctttctctatgttttctgttttgtttcttaaattccacaggtttcaatttaaaaaaatgtctcaggggtgcctgggcagctctgccggttaagtgcccaactcatgatttccgctcaggtcttgatctcagggccatgggttTGGATcccatttggggctccatcccaggcatggaaactacttttttaaaaaaagaaagaaagggaaaaaaagaggggcatcaggtggctcaatcagttaagcgtctcttgattccagctcaggttatgatttcagggtcctgggatcaagccccatgtcaggctctgtgctcagcaggcagtctacTTGaggacttctctctctttctctctgccctttcccctgcttgtgtgcactctctctctctctctcaaataaagaaatcttaaaaaaaaaaaaaaaatccctcatagGGGCACCTATGGTAGAACTTAGTTAACAGAGCACTctactcttgatcctggggtcatgacttccAAGTTCCATACCCAGGGcacaatttactttaaaaaataaaaaaaataattaagaaagaaagaatgaatgaatgaaataatttaataatttaaaacccCCCATATCCAGAACcaagaatttaataatttaaaacccCCCATATCCAGAACCAAGATCTCAAACTTAAAGAAAAGGTAAGCAGATACTAGCACCAAGATGACAGAGATGTTAGAATTAACTGACCAAGATTTTAACAATTATTGACAAAAATGCTTCAGTAAGCCATCATGAACATgactgaaacaaatgaaaaaagagtcTCTGTGAATAGATCtcagtttataaatttttttttttttttgacagacagatcacaagtaggcagagaggcaggcagagagagacaggaggaggaggcaggctccctgctgagcagagatcccgatgcgggaatcgatcccaggaccctgagatcatgacccaagccgaaggcagaggctttaaccactgagccacccaggcgcccagatctcagtttaaaaaataaacaaaagctacaaagaagaacaaagtggaACTGAAATTTGAACTGGGCGGCGAGGGGGGGGCGGAgacaacaaatgaaataaaaagctcaGTGGATGTGCTTAACAGCAgaatggaggggagagaggaaacaatcaatgaactggaaaaaagaacaacagaaattacCCAACCTGAACAACACAGACAAAACTGAATAGAGACTTAGAGACCTCTGGGACTATAACCAAAAATCTGCATTTGTGTCACTGCAgtcctggaaagagagagagggcggaGGTGAAAATGTACTCAAAGATATATAAAGGCTAAGAATTTGCCAAATTTGGCAAGAGACATAAACCGATATATTCAAGAAGCTGAAAAAAACTCCAAACAGGATGTACTCAAAGCAATCAATACtaagaatttaatttcttaaagcttaagacagaggaaaaaaatcttaaaagcaaccaaaaaaaaaaataccttacctataaaggaaaaacaacagaTCTTAATTTCAAAAGGCAATTCATTAGATATAAGCTAaacatgatttattatttttgcccTTAAAAGACAAGTCGAATTTACAAGCCAGAAAGTAAATCTTTTGGTTGATGGTCACCATGCTCTAAGGCTTTCATATTGCTATTCTCCAGTGACAACAATTTCTCAAATAAGGGCTGAGCTTACCACATTCCCCACTCCTCATAAAGGTGGATAGAGCACTCGCCCAAttcaaagaaccaaataaatcttttttaaaaaatttttattttttattaacatataatgtacattaacatataatgtacaggtctgtgaatcgccaagtttatacacttcatagcactcaccaaagcacataccctccccagggtccataaccccaccaccctctccctacacccggcaaccctcagtttgttttgtgagattaagagtctcttatgggggcacctgggtggctcagtggattaaagcctctgccttcggctcaggtcataatctcagggtcctgggatcaagccccacattgggttctctgctcggcagggagcctgcttcctcctctctctctgcctgcctctctacctgcttgtgatctttgtctttcaaaaaataaataaatagggacgcctgggtggctcagttggttggacgactgccttcggctcaggtcatgatcccggagtcccgggatcgagtcccacatcgggctcccagctccatggggagtctgcttctccctctgaccttctcctagctcatgctctctcactgtctctctctcaaataaataaataaaatctttaaaataaataaataaataaaatcttttaaaaagagactcttatggtttgtctccctcccaatcccatcttgtttcatttcaaattaatcgttttttttttttaaagattttatttatttatttgacagacagagattacaagtaggcagagaggcaggcagagagagaggaggaagcaggctccctgctgagcagagatcccgatgtggggctcaatcccaggactctgagatcatgacctgagccgaaggcagaggctttaacccactgagccacccaggcgcccctcaaattaattgtttttaaagatttatttatttatttgagagaatgagagcatgcaagtgggggaaggggcatggggagagggagaaagggtctcaagcagactccatgctgaacgtggagcccaacTGGAGcctccatctcctgaccctgagatcacaacccaaggaaaaaccaagagtctgacacatatcccactgtgccacccaggtgccctccccaatcaatatttattaaggaCATATCTATTACATATCAAACCCCATGTCATTTCCTACACAGCAagaaacagactgaaaaaaaaaagacctatgaCTAGAGCTTATGGTGCTTTGTATCAACAAAAGTTTATCTACAAAATCCTCAATAGCAGGCTTTAAGAAATAAGTCTCctggaatgtttttaaaaggctTCCCAAACAATTAGCAGCAGCAATCAGCTCTACGCTGGCCAAGAAAACTCACATCCTAGGAAGTGCTTAATATCTAACAAACATTTGAAGCTGCAGTTTATTAGACCATTTTCTACCcataaaaatggcaatttcatatggtttaaTCTAACACTTGGGATACTAGAATACAACTAACTATATAAAAATGCTGTAAGGAAGAAAATTCTCTTCTAGAATGCAGGGCtggaaattcttcaaaaaaattacaatttttaaaatcttaaaaattgtgGGATTTGAAAAGGCACAAAGGAGTAATTAGTTAGCATGGGGTAGGTAGGGATGATGAGCAAAGTAGTAGAAGCAGAACACACTATGCACAGAAAGAGAACTGATTCAGGCCAAATATTCTTTGCCTAAAATAGGACTTCCAAGAGGCTCACTATGGATTTTCAACTTTATTCCACAGCAACCAGAATTTACTGTagattttaaggattaaaaaaaaataacaattatataggaatttgttttgttttacaaaaccCTTTTTAACTTGATTATCCCCATTTCTCAGATTAGAACAATATAGTTCAATGTTAAGTACCACAAAGGTCACATATTTGTTAAGTTTCAAGAACAGTAACTCAAAAATCCAGATCTTCAAGCTCTAGGTCTAATGCCTTTCCAGTACACCACACAAAAGAAAGCCtatctcagaaataaaaataaaggtcagGCACATGCAAGATGCATGGAAGCAATATATAACCAGAGGCAGGAACACCATTTAGTGGGTGATGTATATAAATTGGAGTAACTCAAAACTGTGATGTTGCACACAGGTGCTAACAATTCACAATGCACATGGGAAAACCCCATTTCAGTCTAAGCCTACAAAGCCCACACACCTTTTTCAAAGGGACTTATTTTTAGTCTTCAATCCCTCCCTCCACAACAGagctttataataaaaatctaaaattacacCGGACATATTCCCTTAGGTAAGGCAAAACTGAGTCAGGTATCACTTTCCCCATAATTAAAGGGAGGAGCTGAGAATATACATATGAATAATCAATTCCTTTAACCTTCAAGTGGTAGAAGAAAATTGCTATTtcccaaatgtttattaaaacttAGTAAGAATGGAGGGTAGAGTTAGTCTTTTGCTTTTCCCCAGGTGATAGATGATTAAGAAGGGAACATACATAAACAATCCAGTTacaaaatggacagaggaccttaatacacatttttcccaaaaaaagagaaaaaggacaaaaaataacaagtgttcataaggatgtgaagaaaaagggaacccttgtgtactgctgatgggaatgcaaactggtacaaccactgtagaaaacagtatggaggttccctcaaaaatttaaaaatagaaatatgtgatccagtaattccactactgcatatttaccatatgaaaatgaaaacactaatttgaaaagatgcagGCATCcatatgtttactgtagcattatatacaatggccaagatacggaagcaacccaagtgtccatctatataaataaatgaataaagatgggGGGTGGTGGGTGTGCATGTATGTGCGTGCACTCTCACATGCATTACACAACCCTAAagaatgagacttttttttttaagatttttatttatttatttatttgacagacagagatcacaagtaggcagagaggcaagcagagagaggaggaagcaggctccccgccgagcagagagcccgatgcggggctcgatcccaggaccctgggaccatgacctgagccgaaggcagaggctttaacccactgagccacccaggtgccccaagaatgagACTTTTAAAAGAAGGTCTGCAATGATGTAGATagagctacagagtattatgctaaccaaaacaggtcagtcagagaaagacaaataccatatgatttcacttatatgtggaacttaagaaataaaagagatgaacatgggggtgggAATGAGGCAAagcagaaaacagactcttaactatagggaacaaactagGCGTTACttaagggtggggaggagaatgggctaaatggggatgggtattaaggagggcaggtattggaAGGAGCATTGTTCATtatcatatgtacatatgtatcatatgtaagtaataaatcactaaattctactcctgaaactaatattacactgtatgttaactggaatttaagtcaAAACTtagatgaaaaaatgttttaaataaaagaaaagaacacatataatttaaatatacacatatctgataatacctaaatattttactacaaagtattaaaatattttagtcgAAGATTAAATAAATCTATCATCAGAGTAACTATAGACTAGTAACACCTACTTAAAAAAAGCAGAGAGTCAGCAGAACTGCAAAGACTTCAAAGTTGTGAGTATTGATTATACTACCCTAGAGAAGAGCAGGGTGGTATTACTCAAAGAGCACAGGGCTTTGAAGTCAAGACAAACCAGAGGTTGAATTCATCTCTATCACCGTTACTAAGTGACCTGGGTCAAGGTTAAATCACCACTCTACTTCCTATTCTAATCTCTAAGACAAATCATTGAGATGGCTATGTATGTAAAATGCTTGGTACATACACCAAAACGTCCAAGAGATGACAGTTCTCCTTTCCTTACTCTACCTTATCGGTATATTTAACTATCTTTTACCATTATTCTAGAAcaagctctggggcacctgggtggctcagtcagttaagcatctgtctgtcttcagctgaggtcataatcccggggccTTGAGAAAGAGTCCCACATCGAgattcttgctcagcagggaccctgcttcgccctctcctactctccctgcttgtgttccctctcttgctgtctccctctctcttttaaaaaaaaaaaaaaaaaaaaaaatatatatatatatatatatatatatgggccCATATTAGTTTGTCATTCCTTTCCCATTCCATCACACATAACACACACTGCCCCAGAAACCTCAAGTCCTGGGGCTAGCTTTATTTTACTGCAATCTGTGAATTATGATTTCTGAAGTTACCTTCCTAAAACCTGGGCCTTAGTGTCATACCGTCCACTAATTATTTACATACCTTTTCTGCACATCTCCAGAACTCAATTTCTTTATGCATATAAAACAAGCGAACAAGCTTGAGAAACCACCTTCTAGAAAGTTTCAGATGGTAATAATGAGATCTGAGTGGTCAGAGGGGTCTCCACACATTCTGAAGAAGTAGCTGGTCAAAGTACTTTGAGGACATCAAAATTAGAGTTCCACAAGTCCACAGAAATAGCTCTACAGTACACAACACCCTCAAACacgtttttaaaataaatttaacaaaccTATACATACCATATGCCACCcccagacaaaaataaaaaacaaacaatgattCCTAAGTAcctatattttaatatcaaactTACTGTGACGTTTAAATTCCTTCTGTAGTTTACTGATCTGGTTGCTTTTTATCCTGTTTCCAGATAgagttttcactttctttggtttCAATGTAGTCTTCAGACTGGGTCCTGCCCTTGCATCTACCACCTGgaagaaaatactgaatatttaataccattttaaaaaaatgatacctcTTGTATTCCTTCAGTTCAGATAAATGCCTATTTGAAGGAGCCAAAATTGAGAACCAGCTTTCTAATCAGAGTATTTGAGAGTCCACATGTACTTTTAATCATCACACGGTATTAAAAAATACCACGtacaaaaaattgaaatagatttATATACAGCAAGAATGACCCAAGAGGTTAAAGAAAATCAAGCCTAGTAACAACTAACATTCCTATGAGACAGTGTTTTATGGTTTACAAAAAGCTTTCATACACTTTTGATTTTACCCTCACTACATAGTAGTAACAGGACTATTTTTGTTACTCCAATTTAGggtgaaggaaaatgagagaaattatcttttcctttatttcactaAGCtagtaaatgggaaaaaatgggtAGAGAGGGTACAAGACTCAAATCAAGGTTTTCACACCTATGCTTTATCCTTTTTTCCATTACATGCTTTAATCCCTGAGGTCACTTACAGGATGGCAATGGTATATTCTCACACCATCTAGCATGGTCACTGGTTCAGCCCTGCGTGGTATCACTTCTCATGAAATGATTCACACTTACTATTTGCACATTTCTACCCTTAAAAAGATTGCCATCACCTTCAAAATCACAATTTGGATCATCTCTAAATAAAGCTAAAGAAAACGcacttttttataaattttaagactCACAAAAACCTAATAATGTAACATGGTCACCAAACGACAATGCAAGGTTAGTGTCAggataaaagataaagaataaacgcctgcttaaaaaaagattttgtataaATGCCATAAATGTTCTCAAAGCTAGCATACAgaagaattaggggcacctgggtggctcagtgggttaagcctttgccttcagctcagatcgtggtctcagggtcctggaatcgagccccgcatcaggctctctgctcagcgaggagcctgcttttccccatCCCACTGCCtgcgcctctctgcctacttgtgatctctctctctctgtgtcaaataaataaataaaatattttttaaaaaagaaagaattaaataagacTTAACAGTGTCGTTCTGGTCACAGAAAACCAGTGACAATGAGCAAATACAACACACATTTACATACCAGTATGACCTCAACTAGATCTAAGTACAGAGAATAACAGCTTCCCCATAATTGATCACTATGTGTTAGACTTTATACATATAATCTCATTCGGTTCTCACAAGAGCTATAAGGATAGCTATTATCCTTGCACTTTATAAGTAAATGTTACTTGCCCAGAGTTCACAATTAGTAAGTGGTAATggcaggattcaaatccagttAATTCTAAACCCTACTGTGCTCATGATGGTACCACAGTGAGTTAGGATAAACGTTATCctaagagtttaaaaaacaacCCGTGTCTAATTAACTGGAGGAATGTATTAAACCTAAAATACGAGAATGTACACAGTGAATCTCCAGAATGAGGATACTGGATACAGCCTTAGAGAAATGTTACACCAAGCTATTCTGCTTCTAAAAATGCCAAAATGTTAAGTAATTATATCTGAGCAGTAACTGgtgttttttctttagtttttccaCTTACCATCTGAGGGACATACTATTTCCTAAATTAGGGGGAAAACTAATGTTACTTTAAAAGTATAACTGaggttctggaagacgggaatgaagatggcggcctcccggtctccggcccggaggagccgagagcccggggccccactcctcagtgcgccctcagagaacagcgcccaatgactcccgtcaccctggcctccggccgcgctctgagctaaccgagcctgcgacccgttcaagagagagagagagagcaagcaaggggagcagcagaggcagagggagaagcagtctccctgctgaaaagggagcccgatgtgggacttgatgccaggaccccagcatcacaacctgagccaaaggcagacgcctgaccgactgagccacccaggcatcctgatatATCTATTACATTTAAGGACTCTAATAAGTTTCTTGAATTTTCTCATAAAGACATTTGTACCTAATCATATGATCATGTATGGacatatagatatatgtgtgtgcatatatacatatatatgtaggtatacatatactggaagaattaatattaatgaCTTCTGGGGAGTGGATTCAGAAGTGTATGGGGATGCTATTTCAGGACGATTGAATATGGCTGTCCATGCTGTACACTGAACAATTCTAGGGGACCATTCATTTAGATGTGAATCTGTACTTTATAAATTTAAACGAAGAGTAACAAAGATGGAGAAATTATGACACTGTaagtgatattttctttctttccaggatttttctgtattttgccaATATGTTCAAAATGGGTGGGCATGGCTTTCATATTCAAATATTGCTAAAACTATTGAGCTGTGGACAATTTCAAATGctgaaagtataaagaagaaaataaaaatgagccacATTTgctaaccagaaaaaaaaaaaaaaaaaaaagtataactgagaaagacaaaagatGAACTAACATGATTCCAGTTTTTTTTTGATCCTGCTGGcaatttcttccatcttttcacaAGCAGGACACAGGCATTACAGATGTCTCCTGAACGAGTCTCATGCAACCTGATAAGAAAACAACCAAACCTTTGTTAGTTTCATCATTTACATTAAAGAAgtcatgcaggggcacctggctggctcagttggtagagcacagaACTTTTGCTCTCTAGGTTATAAGTTCGAGCCCACattgggtagagagattacttaaaaaataaaatgttggggagggagagaaaaattcatgcaattacatttcttttagaaaaaaatacacccaATTATACTTTA
Proteins encoded in this window:
- the SINHCAF gene encoding SIN3-HDAC complex-associated factor; protein product: MFGFHKPKMYRSIEGCCICRAKSSSSRFTDSKRYEKDFQSCFGLHETRSGDICNACVLLVKRWKKLPAGSKKNWNHVVDARAGPSLKTTLKPKKVKTLSGNRIKSNQISKLQKEFKRHNSDAHSTTSSASPAQSPCYSNQSDDGSDTEMASGSNRTPVFSFLDLTYWKRQKICCGIIYKGRFGEVLIDTHLFKPCCSNKKTAAEKPEEQGPEPLPISTQEW